The Croceibacterium sp. TMG7-5b_MA50 genome segment CTGCTCTTGGAGTGCATCAAGCTGCGTCACGAGGGTAACGGCTTCTTGGTCCCCATTAGAAGCTAGCCCGCGCAGCTTCGCAATTAAGTCGAAGCATACGGCTACATGCGTCGAGACAATCGCGGCACGATAAGCTCCGGCCTCGTAACAGCGCACAGCTTCCCGAATATGCGCTTTCGCGTCGTCACCGACGCATCGAAGGATCAGTTCTTCGAAGCCAAGTATCACAGCAGCGCCTCATCCGGTGAGTGAAGGCCGCTCGCGCGGCGTCCATGAGCGCTTAGCGCAATGAAGAGTGCTTGTCGCGACAGACGGAAAACTCATCAGGCTTGAGACTCCCGCGTGGCAGTATCACGGGCGGCGCGTTGCCGACCTGCAGCTCGTCGGCAATTGAATGACTTGTTTCCGGCAGGAGCGTTCATTCAGCCTAGATCTTGGAATGGACGAGATTGGTCGCGAGCCGCCCATCGTGCGCCCCTCTGGCATACCCCTTTGCGGCCATTCGCGGCTCGTTTCCGGCTCACCAACTTCAGCCATCCATTCACCAGCCAGGCGAGGCCGATTGAGGCTGGCGGTAACGCCGTTGGATGAGATCATGCTTGGGTGTAACTGCTCTGCAGCGGATTTCATGGGAGTGTACGAATGCCAACAAGCCGACGTGTTCCGAGGCACGTACGTGATGACAGTGGGCTCACAGCTCGATTTCGCGTCAAATTGGCTGAGGCCACAGCTGCACGCCTAGACGTTAGCGAGTGGCGGAAGTTCGTAGTCCTCCATCAACTCGAAGCATGGGCGGAGCATCAGTACAGGTTCTTTCGGAGCATCGAGTGGGGAGATGCTGACGCCGAAGGCAACATCCTGAGGTTGATTTCGTACATAGTGGATCAGCAGAACGATGACGCGGTTCTCGATCTTTTCGAGCGACCGACTGTGCAGCGCTGGTTCAAGCAGAATGACCCGACTTTCCTGGACCTATGGAAAGGGCAACAAGATCCACTGCTTGAAGCGTTAGGCCACGGTCTCGCGGAGATCCAAGACGTTAACGATGTTATCGATCTTAGTCAGTACGCCGCGCGTCTCCGCGCAGCCCTGCCCGCCGACCCTCAGCTGGCAATTGGGACCACCAAAGATCTCCTCGAGGCAACAATGCGTACGATCTTACAGCGTCGCGGCTTCAAAAACCTGGAGGCGCTGGCTTTTCCCGATCTCGCGACGCGGTGTCTCAACGAGCTCGGTCTAGTCGGAACGACTCCGCCAACGACCAAGCGCGAGCGAGCCATACGAAAAATCGCGAGTAGTGCCCGCACCATGATCGACACAGCGAACGAGCTCCGAAATGCAGCGGGAACGGGGCATGGAAAGGTGGTTGATGAAGAAGAGCCGATCAGCGCAGATGACGCCAGCCTTGTCGCGTCAAGCGGGCTGATCCTTGCCGCGTGGCTCATTCGACACGGCAAAGAGACGTAGCTCTACCAACGTTAATCGGGGCGACCCAACGTCGACGTTCAACCCCATTTCGGCTTCCCAATATATACCGTTCGTTCATGCGAAATTCCGGCCTGTGGCGCTCGTAAGACGCCTACCAAGTCGAGCTGCCGGAGTTGGGCCGCTTGCCGCGCGACAGGTTCTGGGTGACAGGCAGCTTAAGCAGACACCCACTTCGGAAATGCTCGGTTTCGTAACCCCGCCGCCGAGCGAAAATTGCATGGTGCTCTTTGAGCAACTCGCTAAGCTCCAGAACCAACGTGCGATGTGCGGGATCAAGGGACGCCCTCGAAACTCAGGGCCGACGGAGGGGTGATTTAGGCTCGATGATTAACGCCCTTGCGCTGAACCTCATTGCAGACGTCATGAGCTGGGATACCGAGGATGCCACAAAGGAATATGCGTGGCTGCGCCTCATGTCCGCTGTCAAGTATGACGGCTACTCGGATTTTCGGGCGGGCGTACGCTTTCTTGAGAACCTCGCTACCTGGCTGCGTCAGTTCCAGCCAACGGACCGGCCTGCCGCTTATGATTTTGTGAAGACGAGGCTCGTCTACCTCTCTCAGGCCGAAATGCAGAGGGTCATCGAGGTTTTTATCCCCGAGACGGTAACGCCGCATCTCAGAAAGGCCGCCGCCGCTGAGGCTGGGATCAAACCATGGGAGGTTTGGGGAAACCAGGGCGGAGTGGCGGCCTTCAATCGGCTGCTTCGCCGAAGCCTGTTCGTCGGTCTCAGCGACGGCAGCCGCATCGACATCCTCCGCCGGGCGAACTCGCCGCGCCTCGTGCAAGACCAGTTCGTACCGATGCTCGACATCGGCGACGAGAAGTGGCTCGATCTAGGTAAGGAGCTGATCGGCTCGCTCGGGCAGGATGCCCGCTTCGACAACGTCTACCTGATCGACGACTTCACCGCCTCAGGCACGACCTTCATCAGGCAGGTCGAGGGCAAGTGGAAGGGCAAGCTGAAGAAGTTCAACGATCTCGTGATCAAGGCGCGGGAATCGATGAAGGAGCAATTTCCCATCGCCGAAGACTACGCCCTCCACATCCACCATTACGTTTCCACCGAGCAGGCGCGGGTGGCGCTGGACGAACGTGTCGCAGACGCCAAGGCCAACCTGGAGAACCGCTCGTTCGACGAGGTAACGATCACCGAGGGCCTTCTTTTGCCATCGAGCCTCAAAATGGTCGGCGGTCACGACACGGCGATACTCGACTTGTGCGAACGCTACTACGACGACCATCTCTATCAGCGTTTAAAGAAGCATTGCGATGAGGCCGGACAGAGCGACATGAAGCGGGGCTACGCGAGTTGCGCCCTACCGATCGTGCTCGAGCACAACGCCCCCAACAACGCCATCCCGCTGCTCTGGGCAGAGACGACCGGTCGCAATGGCCATCCTATGCGCCCCCTCTTCCGTCGCCGCGATCGGCACGGCTAACCATATGGCCAACCCCTTTCTCCGCCGCGCCACCGAGTATGTCCGCGACGACGCCTCCTTTCTGGCGATCGTGAGCCCGGCGCCGCTCACGACATTCCTCGCAAAAAGCAAGCACAAGGACGAGATGTTCGAGCTGCCTGTCCGCATCATCGGCGAACCGGGCAGCGGAAAAACGATGCTAGCGAAGCTCGCCGAATTTCGAATGGTCGACGCGATCGCGCGGGATTTGTCTAGTTCGATCAATCGCGATCTCGCGGGAGCTCTC includes the following:
- a CDS encoding abortive infection family protein, whose amino-acid sequence is MDQQNDDAVLDLFERPTVQRWFKQNDPTFLDLWKGQQDPLLEALGHGLAEIQDVNDVIDLSQYAARLRAALPADPQLAIGTTKDLLEATMRTILQRRGFKNLEALAFPDLATRCLNELGLVGTTPPTTKRERAIRKIASSARTMIDTANELRNAAGTGHGKVVDEEEPISADDASLVASSGLILAAWLIRHGKET